The sequence GGCGGCGGCCGGGGGCGGCAGCGGGCCGAGCAGGGGTCCGACCTTCAGTACAACCTGGAGTTGTCCTTCGAAGAGGCGATTTTCGGCAAGGAGGCCAAGCTCAAGGTTCCGCGCTGGGAGACCTGCCACGAATGCAAGGGCACCGGCGCCAAGTCCGCGGCGGCCCTGAAGGTCTGTCCGAGCTGCAAGGGGGCCGGACAGTTGCGGTTCCAGCAAGGCTTTTTCAGCGTCAGCCGCCCCTGCCACCAGTGCGACGGCGCCGGGCAGATCGTCACGGACCCTTGCGGGGCCTGCCGCGGCCGGAAGCGCGTCTATCGCGAGCGCACCCTGTCCGTGAACATCCCGGCCGGGATCGAGTCCGGCATGAGGCTCCGCCTGGCCCACGAGGGAGAGCACGGGATGAACGGGGGCCCCCCGGGCGACCTCTACGTCGCGGTCACCGTCAAGCCCCATCCGTCCTTCACCAGGAAGGGCAACGACGTCCATTGCGACGTGCCGATCAGCTTCGTCACGGCGGCTCTGGGCGGCAAGATCGAGGTGCCGACGCTGAAAGGCTCCACCGTGATCAAGGTGCCGGCCGGCACCCAGCACGACAAGACGTTCCGGCTCAAGGGGCTCGGCGCGCCCAGCTTGAAGGGGCACGAACCCGGCGATCAGATCATCCGGGTCAGGATCCAGGTTCCCACCAAACTGACGGCCAAGCAGAAAGAGCTGCTGACGGAGTTCGCCAAGGAGAGCGGCATGTCGGCGGACACAGAAGGAGACGGTTTCTTCGAGAAGATGAAGAGCCTGTTCGAATAACCCCGTTCATCGTGAAAGGTGAGACGTGAGATGTGATCGGCGGCTTTTGCCTTCCTTGCCTTGCGTGCCGTGCCGCTCCCCCCTTTTCCATCCCTCGTTGCACGCTTCACGATCCGCGTCTCGCGTCTCACGCCTCACGTCTTGAGCAGTGCCCGTCTTCTTCATCCAGGCCAGCCAAGTCCAGGACGGAGCCGTGTGCGTCTCCGGCTCCCTCTGCGACCACCTCCGAGCCAGCCTCCGCCTCCAAGTCGGCGAAGAGTTCTGGCTCGGAGACGAGCGCCGGCATCGGTACCGAGTCGCTGCCACCTCGATTACCCGGCAGGCCATCACGGGGCGCGTGCTGGAGGAACGGACCGGTCCGGCTCCAACCGGTCGGGGTCTGATTCTGGGTCAGGCCCTCCTCAAGGGGGATCGGATGGACTGGTTGATTCAGAAGGCGACGGAACTGGGAGTCGCCACCCTCGTGCCGCTGGTCACCAGCCGCACGGTCGTGCGGCCACGGGCGGCCCGGCTCGCTTCACAGCGGGACCGATGGCAGACCATCGCGCTCGAGGCAGCCCAGCAGTCGGAACGATGGGACATCCCGACGGTCTCGCCCCCCGGCGACGCAGTCGAGTTCTTCCAGCAGCAGAGTTCCTCCTCGGTCAGGATCATCCTCGCGGAGCGGAGTTCGGGGAAGAGCCTCGACCGGATTCCGCTCCCTCGGGAGCGGGGCAAGCTCGTCGTCCTCGCCATTGGCCCGGAAGGAGGGTGGACGGAGGAAGAAACGGGACAAGCCCTCGAGAGCGGGTTCGTACCCGTCACCCTCGGCCCGCGCATCCTGCGGGCCGAAACCGCCGCCCTGGCCGCGCTCAGCGTCTTGCAGAGCCGTCTGGGGGAATTGGGGTAAAGCGATCCTGATCGCTACTCTGCGGTAATGTGCAGGATCGTCCCCCGCTCCCCCGCCGCCCAGCCGCGATCCGGCACCGGGAACGAGAGGCCGTAGAGGGCCGTCCTGGTGCTGTTCTCCTGCTCCACCCAGTTGAATCCCGCGTCGGTCGTTCGGTAGATCGCCCCCCGGTCCCCGACCACCCAGCCGGACTTGGAGTCCGTGAACCGGATTTTCAGAAGATCGGTCGGCCTGGAGCAGTCATGGGTGCAGGCGAACGTCCGGTCGATCCACCGCCTGCCGCCGTCGATCGTCTGGTACACCGCGCCCGCGTTGCCCACGACCCAGCCGTTCAGGAGATCGGTGAAGAACACGTCGAAGAACGTGGCCGCATTCTGAGCCTCCTGAGCCTGCCACGTGGTCCCGCCGTCCTCCGTCGAGAGGATCGTGCCCAGCGCTCCCGCGACTCGCCCGTGGGTCTGATCCAGGAACTGCACCGCATGGAGGGCCGCGTTCGTGCCGCTGGGCTGGTCGGTCCAGTGAGCGCCCCCGTCCTCCGTGTGCAGGATGGTGCCGTTGCCGCCGACGATCCACCCTGAGGCAGGAGAGAGGAAAAACACCCCATAGAGGGGCGCTTGGGTTCCGCTGGGTTTCGGGGCCCACGTGTCGCCCCCGTCCGAAGAGTGGAGGACGGTCCCGCCGGCGCCGACGACCCAGCCCCGTCGGTTGTCGGCGAAGAAGACTCCGCTCAGCGGCAGGCGGGTGCCGCTCGACACAGACCGCCAACGTTTCCCGCCGTCGACGGTTTTGAGGATCGCGCCGCCGGCGCCGACGGCCCAGCCGAGCTTCCCGTCACGGAAGTGCACGCCCATCAAGGTGGCCGCCGTCCCGCTCTTCTGCACGGCCGCCACGGGCTTCCGCTCCCCCGCCCCAAGTGAGCTCCAGGCCGTCAAGACCCAAAGGAGCCCTCCCGCCAGTCCGATGATCGTTCCTATTGGCCTCACGCGCGTCCCCGATCAGTCGCGTCCCGGCTGCTCCTCAAAGAATCCCTGATCCGGCAGCCCCTTGGCCTGAATGGTGAACGGACCGGCCTCCACGCTGACCCACCGCTTCGGGGTGCAGCAACTGCCGTCCGGGAGAAGGTCCCAGGAGCCCCGTCGCACGATCAAGGGGCCGGTCGAGAGGTCGGTGTGGAACTCGCGCGGCTTGCCGATTCCGAACAGGGGACGCCGGGGGACCCGCACCTTGATCTCCGCGTCCGTCCAGGACACCACGACGCCGGCCACCCCGTTGAACAAGACTTCGCTGCGGGCAATATCCTCCCGCAGCTCGATCGGGAGGAAATCGTGCCCGCCTTCGTTCAACCCCGGCTGGGTCGCTTCGGTCGTCTTGAGGAAGGTGCCGAATCCGGAGCCTGTGATCGTCACGATCTCGTCGAGTCCGGCCGCCGTGGGCGAGTAGGACTCTACACTCGGCGTCGCAACCGAAAAGGTCCCGGCCTCGGTGGCAACCAAGCCGCGCTCGGCGCAGCAGGAGCCGTCCGGCTTGGGAATCGTCCCGCCTCGCTTCACCACCACGGGCCCGCTTTTCGCGCTATAGGGAACCCACACGTCGATCCGGTCCTCGTGCCACCGGTAGACGACGGCCGGCACCCCGCCGATGGTCACCCCGTTGTCGCCCCTGTTGAAGTCCACGAAGGCAAAGGGCGTGGAGCCGCTCTCCGAATAGAGTCCGAAGTTTTCCCCTGTGATGCGCAGGAGGCTGCCGACCGGCGCGCTCGCCGGCGAGACTCCCTTGGCCTTCGGAACCCTCACCGTGAACTGTCCCAGCGGCCGCTCGACCGCCCCCCGCCTGAGCACGAGGGGGCCGGTCGCCGCATTCAGGGGCACGTGCACCACGATCGTCTCGTCCGCCCACTGGGCCACCGTGGCCGGCCGGCCGTTGAACAGGACCGCGTCTTCCGATGTCTTTGCCGTGCCGAACCCCTTTCCGAACAGCACGACCTTCGTCCCGATCGGCCCGCTCATCGGATCCACCCGGATGGACGGCAACACCTTGAGCGGGACGGGATTGCTCACGCTGTACTCCACCGGAGCGCAGCAGGAGCCGTCTGGCAGAGGGTCCGAAGAGGCGAGGCGGACGACCACGTCCCCGGACGCCGCATTCGCCGGCACTTCGACTTCAATCCTGTCGTCCCGCCATTTCCTGACCTTGGCCGGAACGCCGTTGACCAGCACGCCGTTGACGCCGAACATCGTGTTCGGATCCTTTGAGCCGGCGGTGTTTCCGAAATGGGCGCCGGCGATCTGGATCGTGCTGCCCGGCTCCGTCTCAGCCGGCTGGATCGCCTGGATCGTCGGCTGCTGCACCGTGAAGCGCCCGACGACCTGTTTCTTCCTCCCGACCACGATCTCGACCGGCCCGTTGGCGGCTCGAAGCGGAACCTTGACGACGATCAGGTCGGCTTCCCACCGCTGGATCAGAGCCGGCAGGCCGTCGAACAGCACGCGGTTCTGTTGCGTGGACTTGAACGTTCCGAACCCCTTGCCGGCAATGGTGACCGTGGCGCCCGGCGGCGCCGCGTCCGGTGACAGGACGGATGCGGCGGGAACCCCAGCCGGCAGGGTAAACACCGCCAGGCTCGCACAGAGGGCGACAACAAACCTCATGGTGATGACTCCTCGAACTCGTAACGGAAGGGCCCGCAAGTCTGCGTGGCAACACACCCCACGCGAGAGCAAGCACGAAGGCTGGTCGGAAGCACGCCGTGGAGCGCAGGAACTGAGCGGACTATAACAAGCGGGTTTTTTTCTTGTCAAGGCGAGCCGGAGGGGAGCGGCTGCGTGCGCAGGCTCGCTCAGCCTGAAACCTGGACGATGAACTCCAGCTCCACCGGGGCCTGAAGGGGCAGCTCGGCGGCTCCGACGGCCACGCGCGCATGCCGGCCTGCCTCATCGAACAGCTTCACGAGCAGATCGGAGGCTCCGTTGACGACCGCCGGCTGCTGCGTGAAGCCTTCGGCGGAGGCGACGTACCCGACCAGCCGCACCACCCGTTTCACGCGGTCCAGGGAGCCGAGCTCGCGCTTCACGAGCGACAAGGCGTTCAAGAGCGCGAGCCGCGCGGCCTCGTACCCCTGTTCGAGCGTCAGGTCCTTCCCCAGCTTGCCCGGCTGCACGACCTTGCCGTCTCGGAACGGCAACACCCCGCTCACGAACAACAGGTCGCCGGCCAGGACGGCCGGCACGTAGGTGGCGACCGGCTTCGGCGGGGCGGGCAGCTCGATCCCCAGTTGCTTCAATCGCTCTTCAGTGGTCATATGCTCTCTCGTGCCACATCGAGTTGCGTCCTACGTCGCTCGTCGGACGATTCACGTTTCACGTCTTACGCCTTCCTCACCCCGGCAGAAGCGCGTGCAGGAAACTCTCCCCCCAGGCCAACCGCTTGACCCGGAGCGCATCCGCGACCGTCTGGCCCGCGTCGGCGAAGGTCCGTCTCGTCCCCAAATTCACGCCCCTGGCCAGCCTGGGTCCGTAGGCGAGCAGCGGGACATACTCACGGGTATGGTCAGTCCCCGGCGCGACCGGGTCGTTGCCATGGTCCGCGGTCAAGCAGAGAAGATCGCCCG is a genomic window of Nitrospirota bacterium containing:
- the dnaJ gene encoding molecular chaperone DnaJ; translation: MPHVTKRDYYETLGVERTASDDEIKKAFRKLARQHHPDLHAEANQKKQAEEKFKEINEAYEVLSDQDKRRRYDMFGHAGAQPGAGGFEGFEFGRGGFGDIFNDIFEDFFGGGGRGRQRAEQGSDLQYNLELSFEEAIFGKEAKLKVPRWETCHECKGTGAKSAAALKVCPSCKGAGQLRFQQGFFSVSRPCHQCDGAGQIVTDPCGACRGRKRVYRERTLSVNIPAGIESGMRLRLAHEGEHGMNGGPPGDLYVAVTVKPHPSFTRKGNDVHCDVPISFVTAALGGKIEVPTLKGSTVIKVPAGTQHDKTFRLKGLGAPSLKGHEPGDQIIRVRIQVPTKLTAKQKELLTEFAKESGMSADTEGDGFFEKMKSLFE
- a CDS encoding 16S rRNA (uracil(1498)-N(3))-methyltransferase, translated to MPVFFIQASQVQDGAVCVSGSLCDHLRASLRLQVGEEFWLGDERRHRYRVAATSITRQAITGRVLEERTGPAPTGRGLILGQALLKGDRMDWLIQKATELGVATLVPLVTSRTVVRPRAARLASQRDRWQTIALEAAQQSERWDIPTVSPPGDAVEFFQQQSSSSVRIILAERSSGKSLDRIPLPRERGKLVVLAIGPEGGWTEEETGQALESGFVPVTLGPRILRAETAALAALSVLQSRLGELG
- a CDS encoding YCF48-related protein; this encodes MAAVQKSGTAATLMGVHFRDGKLGWAVGAGGAILKTVDGGKRWRSVSSGTRLPLSGVFFADNRRGWVVGAGGTVLHSSDGGDTWAPKPSGTQAPLYGVFFLSPASGWIVGGNGTILHTEDGGAHWTDQPSGTNAALHAVQFLDQTHGRVAGALGTILSTEDGGTTWQAQEAQNAATFFDVFFTDLLNGWVVGNAGAVYQTIDGGRRWIDRTFACTHDCSRPTDLLKIRFTDSKSGWVVGDRGAIYRTTDAGFNWVEQENSTRTALYGLSFPVPDRGWAAGERGTILHITAE
- a CDS encoding IPT/TIG domain-containing protein; its protein translation is MRFVVALCASLAVFTLPAGVPAASVLSPDAAPPGATVTIAGKGFGTFKSTQQNRVLFDGLPALIQRWEADLIVVKVPLRAANGPVEIVVGRKKQVVGRFTVQQPTIQAIQPAETEPGSTIQIAGAHFGNTAGSKDPNTMFGVNGVLVNGVPAKVRKWRDDRIEVEVPANAASGDVVVRLASSDPLPDGSCCAPVEYSVSNPVPLKVLPSIRVDPMSGPIGTKVVLFGKGFGTAKTSEDAVLFNGRPATVAQWADETIVVHVPLNAATGPLVLRRGAVERPLGQFTVRVPKAKGVSPASAPVGSLLRITGENFGLYSESGSTPFAFVDFNRGDNGVTIGGVPAVVYRWHEDRIDVWVPYSAKSGPVVVKRGGTIPKPDGSCCAERGLVATEAGTFSVATPSVESYSPTAAGLDEIVTITGSGFGTFLKTTEATQPGLNEGGHDFLPIELREDIARSEVLFNGVAGVVVSWTDAEIKVRVPRRPLFGIGKPREFHTDLSTGPLIVRRGSWDLLPDGSCCTPKRWVSVEAGPFTIQAKGLPDQGFFEEQPGRD
- a CDS encoding RidA family protein, yielding MTTEERLKQLGIELPAPPKPVATYVPAVLAGDLLFVSGVLPFRDGKVVQPGKLGKDLTLEQGYEAARLALLNALSLVKRELGSLDRVKRVVRLVGYVASAEGFTQQPAVVNGASDLLVKLFDEAGRHARVAVGAAELPLQAPVELEFIVQVSG